One window of Triticum dicoccoides isolate Atlit2015 ecotype Zavitan chromosome 5A, WEW_v2.0, whole genome shotgun sequence genomic DNA carries:
- the LOC119297827 gene encoding putative receptor-like protein kinase At4g00960: MVAGHGILAVVTVLLVLPSARPLEDSTCDPSTTFAPNSTYQANLNLLAAALPGNASSAPAGFATLSAGTASRAYAMALCRGDVNASSCAACVSLAFRAAGQSCPNNTGVTMYEDDCVLRFANRQFLDFLKADQWQAGELSIQTTTADGSVPAVAVSWFSAAATAILTAVSAASSNSTSGAGDAQKQYFVTGEVDFDPRIYALAQCAPVLTPEQCSSCIGQLLVQIKVDLSTKPPWVTSRVEWCDLRYDVRPFYEGQAMLQLQAPPPPSSATPETRAEKKKSSAVGISVGIVCSLVLILILSALAFIRFRRRINKATEHDNPFKKISRAQCVIYDLPALQEATDNFSQRNKLGEGGFGAVYKGILPDGQEIAVKKLLGTAGHGLDQLHNEVLMLAELQHKNLVRLHGFYSHRDDTLLVYEYIKNGSLDNFLSDDTREEEHTLVWEQQYTIIIGIAKGILYLHEDSSMRIIHRDLKPNNILLDDDMEPKIADFGLARLLGEGHTHTKTSGVVGTLGYMAPEYAIHGRVSPKIDIFSYGVLVLQIVTRRRECWSADGNTVNLLTEVWNHWKKGTISQMMDQALDQHTRSQQLRCVHVGLMCVQADPDHRPEISTVIFMLTRDNMELQLPKEPAFFFGSKPTSDFVSGEDISVNEVSFTEPYPR; this comes from the exons ATGGTCGCCGGGCATGGTATCCTCGCCGTGGTCACTGTCCTGCTCGTACTTCCGTCAGCCCGTCCTCTAGAGGACAGCACGTGCGACCCCAGCACCACCTTCGCGCCCAACAGCACCTATCAGGCGAACCTGAACCTCCTCGCCGCGGCGCTCCCGGGCAACGCCTCCTCCGCGCCGGCCGGCTTCGCCACCCTCTCCGCCGGCACGGCGAGCCGGGCCTACGCGATGGCGCTCTGCCGCGGGGACGTCAACGCCTCGTCCTGCGCCGCCTGCGTGTCGCTGGCGTTTCGCGCCGCCGGCCAGAGCTGCCCCAACAACACGGGCGTCACCATGTACGAGGACGACTGCGTCCTCCGCTTCGCCAACCGCCAGTTCTTGGACTTCCTCAAGGCCGACCAGTGGCAGGCCGGCGAACTCAG CATCCAAACCACAACGGCTGACGGGAGCGTTCCGGCGGTCGCGGTTTCCTGGTTcagcgccgcggccacagccatccTCACCGCCGTGTCTGCTGCTTCGAGCAACTCGACCTCCGGCGCCGGCGACGCCCAGAAGCAGTACTTCGTCACGGGCGAGGTTGACTTCGACCCCAGGATCTACGCGCTCGCGCAGTGTGCGCCGGTCCTGACGCCGGAGCAGTGCAGCAGTTGCATCGGGCAGCTCCTTGTGCAAATCAAAGTCGATCTGAGCACCAAACCCCCATGGGTTACATCACGTGTGGAGTGGTGCGACCTGAGGTATGACGTGCGGCCGTTCTACGAGGGCCAGGCCATGCTGCAGCTTCAGGCGCCACCTCCGCCGTCATCTGCTACTCCGGAGACCCGAGCAG AGAAGAAAAAGAGTAGTGCAGTAGGGATCTCTGTGGGCATTGTTTGTTCGCTTGTATTGATATTGATCCTTTCGGCTTTGGCGTTCATTCGCTTCAGGAGAAGGATCAACAAGGCAACCGAGCACGACAACC CATTCAAGAAAATCTCGAGAGCGCAGTGCGTGATCTACGATTTGCCTGCGCTGCAAGAGGCAACTGATAACTTCTCGCAGAGGAATAAGCTCGGAGAAGGTGGTTTTGGTGCTGTGTACAAG GGGATACTCCCGGACGGGCAGGAAATAGCAGTGAAGAAACTTCTGGGAACAGCTGGGCATGGTTTGGATCAGCTGCACAATGAGGTGCTGATGCTGGCAGAACTTCAGCACAAGAACCTTGTTCGGTTACACGGGTTTTACTCGCATCGGGATGATACACTTCTTGTTTATGAGTACATCAAGAATGGGAGCCTTGATAACTTTCTATCTG ATGATACCAGAGAGGAAGAACACACACTAGTTTGGGAGCAGCAGTACACCATCATCATTGGCATTGCCAAGGGAATATTGTATCTTCACGAGGACTCGAGCATGAGGATTATCCACCGGGATCTGAAACCCAACAACATACTTCTTGATGACGACATGGAACCGAAAATTGCTGACTTTGGGTTGGCAAGGCTGCTTGGCGAAGGTCACACACATACCAAGACATCTGGAGTTGTTGGAACACT AGGTTACATGGCTCCGGAGTACGCGATACATGGACGTGTGTCACCCAAGATTGACATTTTCAGCTACGGTGTATTAGTCCTCCAAATCGTTACTAGGAGAAGGGAGTGTTGGTCTGCAGATGGCAACACTGTGAATCTCCTCACTGAG GTATGGAATCACTGGAAAAAGGGAACAATCTCGCAAATGATGGACCAAGCACTCGATCAACATACTCGAAGCCAACAGCTGCGATGTGTGCACGTCGGGCTGATGTGTGTCCAAGCAGACCCGGACCACAGGCCTGAGATATCGACCGTCATTTTCATGTTAACCAGGGACAATATGGAGCTTCAGCTACCAAAGGAACCTGCATTCTTCTTCGGGAGTAAGCCAACTTCTGATTTCGTGTCGGGAGAGGACATTTCTGTGAATGAGGTTTCATTTACAGAGCCGTACCCTAGGTAA